The Syngnathus typhle isolate RoL2023-S1 ecotype Sweden linkage group LG11, RoL_Styp_1.0, whole genome shotgun sequence genome contains a region encoding:
- the avil gene encoding advillin isoform X2, which produces MKHTEVNTYDVQRLLHVKGRKRVVAKEVVLSWQSFNLGDVFLLDMGKVIIQWNGPKSNTQERLKGMLLAKDIRDRERGGRAEIKVIEGDEEDDSPEIVESMIDVLGQRRIHLTDGPLDEAPNQEQIGKLTLYHVSDAKGQMKVVEVARRPLVQELLNNNDCYILDHAGSKLFVWKGKKANKAEKQTAMSRAMEFIKAKDYPSTTNVEVMNDGAESALFKQLFQAWTVKDQTQGLGKGHTRGKVATVTQEKFDVALMHEMPEIAAQERMVDDGTGQVEVWRIENLELVPMDAHRHGYFYGGDCYLILYSYMVNNKQSFILYIWQGHHATQDELGASVLHAIDMDHMYGGAPVQVRVTMGKEPKHFLAIFKGRMVIFEGGSSRKGLSEPDPPVRLFQVHGYEPSNTKAIEVPALASSLNSNDVFLLKSQSGLYLWCGKGASGDERDMAKEISSVIGHNSVGFYSQIVAEGLEPLDFWEMLGGQAPYANDKRLQQTVLDHEPRLFECSNKSGRFIVTEVTQFTQDDLNEDDVMLLDTWDQVFLWIGKEANRLEREEAVVTSQEYLHTHPADRDTDTPIILVKQGFEPLTFTGWFTAWDPYKWSAGKSYEQLKKELGNVASLVDVFTVHSDAENDASFQCFPAEVLVKKLVNELPRNVDPTQKEKYLTDKDFCHIFGISKDQFANLPKWKQLNLKKEKGLF; this is translated from the exons ATGAAGCACACCGAAGTCAACACCTATGACGTACAGAGGCTGCTTCATGTCAAAGGGAGGAAACGGGTGGTGGCCAAGGAG GTGGTGCTTTCCTGGCAGAGCTTCAACCTGGGGGATGTGTTTTTGTTGGACATGGGTAAGGTCATCATCCAGTGGAATGGACCAAAGAGCAACACTCAGGAAAGACTTAAA GGCATGCTGCTGGCCAAAGACATTCGAGACAGAGAGCGAGGTGGTCGTGCCGAGATCAAGGTGATCGAGGGTGACGAGGAGGACGACAGTCCTGAAATCGTGGAGAGTATGATTGACGTTCTTGGGCAGAGGCGCATCCATCTGACAGATGGACCGCTTGATGAAGCCCCGAACCAGGAACAAATAGGAAAACTCACTCTTTACCA TGTGTCAGATGCTAAAGGGCAGATGAAGGTCGTAGAGGTTGCTCGCAGACCACTAGTGCAAGAACTGCTTAACAATAAT GACTGCTACATTCTGGACCATGCTGGGTCAAAATTGTTTGTATGGAAAGGGAAGAAGGCCAATAAAGCTGAGAAACAGACGGCCATGTCCAGAGCTATG GAGTTTATCAAAGCTAAAGACTACCCCAGCACCACAAACGTGGAGGTGATGAATGACGGAGCCGAGTCGGCCCTTTTCAAGCAGTTGTTCCAGGCGTGGACGGTGAAGGACCAAACACAAGGCCTGGGAAAAGGACACACAAGGGGCAAAGTTG CGACTGTCACACAAGAGAAATTTGACGTCGCTCTGATGCATGAGATGCCAGAGATAGCTGCACAAGAAAGGATGGTTGACGACGGTACAGGTCAAGTGGAG GTTTGGAGAATTGAAAATCTGGAGCTGGTGCCCATGGACGCTCATCGTCACGGCTACTTCTACGGAGGAGACTGTTACTTGATCCTCTACTCTTACATGGTGAACAACAAGCAGAGCTTCATACTCTACATATGGCAG GGCCATCATGCCACACAGGACGAACTGGGGGCGTCTGTGCTTCACGCCATTGATATGGACCACATGTACGGTGGGGCGCCGGTTCAAGTCAGAGTGACAATGGGAAAAGAACCCAAACACTTTTTGGCCATTTTCAAAGGCAGAATGGTCATCTTTGAG GGGGGCTCATCTCGAAAAGGACTTTCTGAACCCGACCCGCCAGTGCGACTGTTCCAGGTTCACGGTTATGAGCCCTCCAATACGAAAGCAATTGAGGTTCCAGCGTTGGCCTCTTCTCTCAACTCTAATGACGTGTTTCTGCTCAAGAGTCAGAGTGGACTGTATCTGTGGTGTGGAAAG GGAGCAAGTGGAGATGAGAGGGACATGGCAAAGGAGATCAGCTCCGTGATTGGACACAACTCGGTGGGCTTCTATAGCCAGATTGTTGCCGAGGGTCTCGAACCTTTGGATTTTTGGGAGATGCTGGGAGGTCAGGCACCCTACGCCAATGACAAAAG GTTGCAGCAGACTGTTTTGGACCATGAGCCACGCCTGTTCGAATGCTCCAACAAGTCGGGACGTTTCATCGTGACCGAGGTGACCCAGTTCACGCAGGATGACCTCAATGAAGATGATGTCATGCTACTAGACACATGGGACCAG GTGTTTCTGTGGATCGGTAAGGAGGCCAACAGATTAGAACGCGAAGAGGCAGTGGTGACCAGCCAGGAGTACCTGCACACACACCCGGCCGACAGAGATACTGACACACCTATCATCTTGGTCAAGCAAGGGTTCGAGCCACTCACCTTCACTGGCTGGTTCACTGCTTGGGATCCTTACAAATGGAGT GCGGGCAAGAGCTACGAGCAACTGAAGAAGGAGCTGGGAAACGTGGCGAGCCTTGTCGACGTTTTCACT GTTCATAGCGATGCTGAAAATGATGCAAGCTTTCAGTGTTTTCCTGCTGAGGTTTTAGTCAAAAAGCTTGTCAACGAATTGCCAAGAAACGTTGATCCAACCCAGAAAGAG AAATACCTTACCGACAAAGACTTCTGCCACATATTTGGAATCAGCAAAGACCAGTTTGCAAATTTGCCAAAATGGAAACAActcaatttgaaaaaagaaaaggggcTGTTTTGA
- the olfml3b gene encoding olfactomedin-like protein 3A, with product MLLAPPTELSWTFQPTSGDLPVPPHTRQSTGAGRDNMRGLVVFISTLCLAGAQHQALIDYLERRLLAIEDRISLWHEQTTRYATELRELKQHMVSQLENLDKEKETLRESLDSMGTRVDRVERELDYLETQNGGAQPCVDVDDKLIEQQVTQVQEKQKTKYFKQTDCSDMLSTIKAMKILKRVGGSKGMWTRDTGGGSGKVFIFNGTNEDTIFEFSNVQDFTRSQSLSDSRELKLPSAWSGTGHIIYKNHAYLVIQADELTLVKYDLRNKSVADSVVFPDWDYIPVYGLSPETVMDLAVDEEGLWAIYATHQNEQHISLAKMDSGSLSIEQTWDTSCPRQKAEAAFVICGTLYVVYNTEQPGRSHVQCVFDVNDMVSNEDAPLVYFPKRYGAHASLKYNPLEKLLYAWDDGYQILYKLVMKKKLEV from the exons ATGCTGTTGGCTCCTCCCACTGAGCTCAGCTGGACATtccagcccacctctggggatcTGCCGGTTCCTCCACACACTCGCCAGTCTACGGGAGCAGGAAGAGACAACATGAGAGGACTCGTTGTCTTCATCAGTACGCTGTGTTTGGCCGGCGCACAGCACCAGGCTCTGATTGACTACTTGGAGCGGCGGCTGCTTGCCATTGAG GATCGCATCTCGTTATGGCACGAGCAGACTACTCGCTACGCCACGGAGCTGCGGGAACTCAAGCAACATATGGTTTCGCAGCTTGAGAACCTGGACAAAGAGAAGGAGACACTCCGTGAGAGTTTGGACAGCATGGGGACGCGGGTGGACCGGGTGGAGCGTGAGCTGGACTACTTGGAGACTCAGAACGGCGGCGCTCAGCCGTGTGTGGATGTGGATGACAAGTTGATCGAGCAGCAGGTCACCCAGGTGCAGGAGAAGCAGAAGACCAAATACTTCAAACAAACTG ACTGCAGCGACATGCTCTCCACCATCAAAGCTATGAAGATTTTGAAGAGAGTGGGAGGTTCCAAGGGGATGTGGACCAGAGACACCGGCGGGGGCTCTGGGAAGGTCTTCATCTTTAACGGAACCAATGAAGACACCATCTTTGAATTTTCCAACGTGCAAGACTTCACTCGTTCGCAAAGCCTGTCTGACTCCAGGGAGCTGAAGCTTCCATCCGCCTGGAGTGGGACAGGACACATCATTTACAAAAATCACGCCTATCTCGTCATCCAGGCCGATGAGTTGACGCTGGTCAAATATGACTTGAGGAACAAGTCTGTGGCAGATAGCGTGGTTTTCCCGGATTGGGACTACATCCCTGTGTACGGTCTGAGCCCTGAAACCGTGATGGACCTGGCTGTGGATGAAGAAGGCCTGTGGGCTATTTACGCAACGCATCAGAATGAGCAGCACATCTCTCTGGCTAAGATGGACAGCGGGTCTCTGAGTATCGAGCAAACGTGGGACACCAGCTGCCCCAGGCAGAAAGCAGAAGCTGCCTTCGTCATCTGCGGCACGCTATACGTGGTCTACAACACGGAGCAGCCCGGCCGCTCCCACGTCCAATGCGTGTTCGACGTCAATGACATGGTAAGCAATGAAGACGCGCCGCTGGTTTACTTCCCTAAACGTTACGGCGCTCACGCCAGTCTCAAGTACAACCCGCTGGAGAAGTTGCTCTACGCTTGGGATGATGGCTACCAGATTCTCTACAAACTTGTCATGAAGAAGAAACTCGAGGTTTAG
- the avil gene encoding advillin isoform X1, whose product MEYTFRAVTHTPGIIIWRVEKMELVQVPEKSHGQFYEGDCYVVLYTPKVKGSQHCNIHFWIGSQSSLDEQGAAVVYTAQLDDFLGSSPIQLREVQDHESDVFRGYFKPGIIYKKGGVASGMKHTEVNTYDVQRLLHVKGRKRVVAKEVVLSWQSFNLGDVFLLDMGKVIIQWNGPKSNTQERLKGMLLAKDIRDRERGGRAEIKVIEGDEEDDSPEIVESMIDVLGQRRIHLTDGPLDEAPNQEQIGKLTLYHVSDAKGQMKVVEVARRPLVQELLNNNDCYILDHAGSKLFVWKGKKANKAEKQTAMSRAMEFIKAKDYPSTTNVEVMNDGAESALFKQLFQAWTVKDQTQGLGKGHTRGKVATVTQEKFDVALMHEMPEIAAQERMVDDGTGQVEVWRIENLELVPMDAHRHGYFYGGDCYLILYSYMVNNKQSFILYIWQGHHATQDELGASVLHAIDMDHMYGGAPVQVRVTMGKEPKHFLAIFKGRMVIFEGGSSRKGLSEPDPPVRLFQVHGYEPSNTKAIEVPALASSLNSNDVFLLKSQSGLYLWCGKGASGDERDMAKEISSVIGHNSVGFYSQIVAEGLEPLDFWEMLGGQAPYANDKRLQQTVLDHEPRLFECSNKSGRFIVTEVTQFTQDDLNEDDVMLLDTWDQVFLWIGKEANRLEREEAVVTSQEYLHTHPADRDTDTPIILVKQGFEPLTFTGWFTAWDPYKWSAGKSYEQLKKELGNVASLVDVFTVHSDAENDASFQCFPAEVLVKKLVNELPRNVDPTQKEKYLTDKDFCHIFGISKDQFANLPKWKQLNLKKEKGLF is encoded by the exons ATGGAGTATACATTTAGAGCCGTAACTCACACTCCTGGGATCATAATCTGGAGAGTTGAG AAAATGGAGCTTGTTCAAGTCCCTGAGAAGTCACATGGACAATTTTATGAGGGCGACTGCTATGTTGTTCTCTAT ACCCCGAAAGTCAAAGGCTCCCAGCACTGCAACATCCACTTCTGGATCGGCTCACAGTCCTCACTGGATGAGCAAGGGGCAGCTGTAGTTTACACCGCACAGCTAGATGACTTTTTGGGTTCCTCGCCGATTCAGCTCCGAGAAGTTCAAGACCACGAGTCTGATGTATTCAGGGGTTATTTTAAGCCTGGCATAAT CTACAAGAAAGGCGGAGTTGCATCGGGCATGAAGCACACCGAAGTCAACACCTATGACGTACAGAGGCTGCTTCATGTCAAAGGGAGGAAACGGGTGGTGGCCAAGGAG GTGGTGCTTTCCTGGCAGAGCTTCAACCTGGGGGATGTGTTTTTGTTGGACATGGGTAAGGTCATCATCCAGTGGAATGGACCAAAGAGCAACACTCAGGAAAGACTTAAA GGCATGCTGCTGGCCAAAGACATTCGAGACAGAGAGCGAGGTGGTCGTGCCGAGATCAAGGTGATCGAGGGTGACGAGGAGGACGACAGTCCTGAAATCGTGGAGAGTATGATTGACGTTCTTGGGCAGAGGCGCATCCATCTGACAGATGGACCGCTTGATGAAGCCCCGAACCAGGAACAAATAGGAAAACTCACTCTTTACCA TGTGTCAGATGCTAAAGGGCAGATGAAGGTCGTAGAGGTTGCTCGCAGACCACTAGTGCAAGAACTGCTTAACAATAAT GACTGCTACATTCTGGACCATGCTGGGTCAAAATTGTTTGTATGGAAAGGGAAGAAGGCCAATAAAGCTGAGAAACAGACGGCCATGTCCAGAGCTATG GAGTTTATCAAAGCTAAAGACTACCCCAGCACCACAAACGTGGAGGTGATGAATGACGGAGCCGAGTCGGCCCTTTTCAAGCAGTTGTTCCAGGCGTGGACGGTGAAGGACCAAACACAAGGCCTGGGAAAAGGACACACAAGGGGCAAAGTTG CGACTGTCACACAAGAGAAATTTGACGTCGCTCTGATGCATGAGATGCCAGAGATAGCTGCACAAGAAAGGATGGTTGACGACGGTACAGGTCAAGTGGAG GTTTGGAGAATTGAAAATCTGGAGCTGGTGCCCATGGACGCTCATCGTCACGGCTACTTCTACGGAGGAGACTGTTACTTGATCCTCTACTCTTACATGGTGAACAACAAGCAGAGCTTCATACTCTACATATGGCAG GGCCATCATGCCACACAGGACGAACTGGGGGCGTCTGTGCTTCACGCCATTGATATGGACCACATGTACGGTGGGGCGCCGGTTCAAGTCAGAGTGACAATGGGAAAAGAACCCAAACACTTTTTGGCCATTTTCAAAGGCAGAATGGTCATCTTTGAG GGGGGCTCATCTCGAAAAGGACTTTCTGAACCCGACCCGCCAGTGCGACTGTTCCAGGTTCACGGTTATGAGCCCTCCAATACGAAAGCAATTGAGGTTCCAGCGTTGGCCTCTTCTCTCAACTCTAATGACGTGTTTCTGCTCAAGAGTCAGAGTGGACTGTATCTGTGGTGTGGAAAG GGAGCAAGTGGAGATGAGAGGGACATGGCAAAGGAGATCAGCTCCGTGATTGGACACAACTCGGTGGGCTTCTATAGCCAGATTGTTGCCGAGGGTCTCGAACCTTTGGATTTTTGGGAGATGCTGGGAGGTCAGGCACCCTACGCCAATGACAAAAG GTTGCAGCAGACTGTTTTGGACCATGAGCCACGCCTGTTCGAATGCTCCAACAAGTCGGGACGTTTCATCGTGACCGAGGTGACCCAGTTCACGCAGGATGACCTCAATGAAGATGATGTCATGCTACTAGACACATGGGACCAG GTGTTTCTGTGGATCGGTAAGGAGGCCAACAGATTAGAACGCGAAGAGGCAGTGGTGACCAGCCAGGAGTACCTGCACACACACCCGGCCGACAGAGATACTGACACACCTATCATCTTGGTCAAGCAAGGGTTCGAGCCACTCACCTTCACTGGCTGGTTCACTGCTTGGGATCCTTACAAATGGAGT GCGGGCAAGAGCTACGAGCAACTGAAGAAGGAGCTGGGAAACGTGGCGAGCCTTGTCGACGTTTTCACT GTTCATAGCGATGCTGAAAATGATGCAAGCTTTCAGTGTTTTCCTGCTGAGGTTTTAGTCAAAAAGCTTGTCAACGAATTGCCAAGAAACGTTGATCCAACCCAGAAAGAG AAATACCTTACCGACAAAGACTTCTGCCACATATTTGGAATCAGCAAAGACCAGTTTGCAAATTTGCCAAAATGGAAACAActcaatttgaaaaaagaaaaggggcTGTTTTGA
- the si:ch1073-456m8.1 gene encoding leucine-rich repeat flightless-interacting protein 1 encodes MLSVTLDNNGSPKKRTFSRSEDESLRSIIKEAESSSRRLTRSDSRPGTLKRRSDSQQSDQDIPMGLSEMLELQASYDEAVHELRGLEVEREALLFQVDVLQDTLEGVEELLAETQREVGQANMELEREREAKKKLERLVHSLMQEVETLKEERNALVHVSEDRNESEVDAKGGESQMDNPTQETAQLSSAGEATAACDDAHLTKADEGSVVTKVKWVANSAPSLALDDPLSEDGVHRRAFKGGRDQSPDKSDSDTASMYEDASTETPEQDAVPPELPHDSESKDGNESQGPRNDDSCLVS; translated from the exons ATGCTTTCAGTTACTCTGGACAACAATGGCTCTCCAAAGAAGCGGACGTTTTCGCGTAGCGAGGATGAATCACTCCGTAGTATCATAAAAGAG GCTGAGAGTTCATCCAGGCGTCTGACACGAAGCGACAGCCGACCCGGGACCCTGAAAAGGAGATCTGACAGCCAG caATCCGACCAGGACATCCCAATGGGACTCTCGGAGATG CTGGAGCTGCAGGCCAGCTACGACGAGGCGGTGCACGAGCTGCGTGGGCTGGAGGTGGAGCGCGAGGCTCTGTTGTTCCAGGTGGACGTCCTGCAGGACACGCTGGAGGGTGTGGAGGAGCTGCTGGCTGAAACCCAGAGGGAGGTTGGACAGGCTAATATG GAGTTAGAGCGAGAGCGGGAGGCCAAGAAGAAACTGGAGCGTTTGGTCCACTCTTTAATGCAGGAAGTGGAGACATTAAAAGAG GAAAGAAATGCTCTTGTGCATGTATCGGAGGACAGGAATGAAAGTGAAGTGGATGCAAAGGGAGGGGAAAGTCAAATGGACAATCCGACCCAGGAAACAGCACAACTTAGCTCAGCCGGCGAAGCCACTGCTGCGTGCGACGATGCGCATCTGACCAAGGCAGATGAGGGGAGTGTCGTGACCAAAGTGAAGTGGGTGGCCAACAGCGCCCCCTCCCTTGCCCTGGACGACCCGCTCAGTGAGGACGGGGTGCACCGGAGGGCTTTCAAAGGGGGACGAGACCAGTCCCCGGATAAGAGCGACTCGGACACGGCGAGCATGTACGAGGACGCATCTACGGAAACTCCTGAGCAGGACGCCGTCCCTCCAGAGTTGCCTCATGACTCAGAGAGTAAGGACGGCAATGAGTCCCAGGGGCCCCGAAATGATGACAGCTGCCTTGTGTCTTAA